In Parvivirga hydrogeniphila, one genomic interval encodes:
- a CDS encoding multiheme c-type cytochrome → MTTRARGNWGPARAFALCLVAVAAWAGTAHAQTPSLVATVPASRSATSGYDLDFTLPTQSKSGCLVCHGDPDLVRLKAGKITSYYVAPDEYGSSVHGKEQCVACHLDFAYKLPHDTDVAWQVTAKTACRNCHDEQFVAFGKGAHQRAVDATGTRASVEESKPLCGDCHGSHAIQKLTESKAGQAAMHASGWEVCGRCHQDYWDSYDDYYHGAAYKRGAEDAPACWDCHGWHDILPAKDRKSRVSEANLVETCGQEGCHKRSTVDEDFVSSYKDAIHGKRQAKQDNPVYRLLRKLFGFVLKG, encoded by the coding sequence GTGACGACTCGAGCACGAGGAAACTGGGGGCCTGCTCGAGCGTTCGCGCTCTGCCTGGTTGCCGTCGCCGCGTGGGCGGGGACGGCGCATGCGCAAACGCCATCGCTGGTCGCGACGGTGCCTGCGTCACGGTCAGCGACGTCAGGCTACGACCTCGACTTCACGCTGCCGACGCAGAGCAAGTCCGGGTGCCTGGTGTGCCACGGGGATCCCGACCTGGTACGGCTGAAGGCCGGGAAGATCACCAGCTACTACGTGGCGCCTGACGAGTACGGATCCTCGGTTCACGGCAAGGAGCAGTGCGTCGCGTGCCATCTGGACTTCGCGTACAAACTGCCGCACGACACCGACGTCGCCTGGCAAGTGACTGCGAAGACCGCGTGCCGCAACTGCCACGACGAGCAGTTCGTGGCGTTCGGCAAGGGAGCGCACCAGCGTGCTGTGGACGCGACGGGCACGCGAGCGAGCGTGGAGGAATCCAAGCCGCTGTGCGGTGACTGCCACGGGAGCCACGCCATCCAGAAGCTCACGGAATCGAAGGCGGGACAGGCCGCGATGCACGCGTCGGGCTGGGAGGTGTGCGGCCGGTGCCATCAGGACTACTGGGACAGTTACGACGACTACTACCACGGCGCGGCGTACAAGCGTGGAGCGGAAGATGCTCCTGCTTGCTGGGACTGCCACGGCTGGCACGACATCCTGCCGGCCAAGGACCGCAAGTCTCGCGTGAGCGAGGCCAACCTCGTCGAGACCTGCGGCCAGGAAGGGTGCCACAAGCGCAGCACGGTCGACGAAGACTTCGTGTCGTCGTATAAGGACGCCATACACGGGAAGCGCCAAGCGAAACAGGACAACCCTGTGTACCGACTGCTGCGAAAGCTGTTCGGGTTCGTGCTGAAGGGCTGA